Part of the Falco cherrug isolate bFalChe1 chromosome 1, bFalChe1.pri, whole genome shotgun sequence genome, ACTGTGGTGGTGAAGCTTCTTCCACTGACCAACAGCGCTGCCTGCACATTTAAATGCCATAGAAAACggtcaaatgaaaaatgttctgGCATCCTccaaataaagaaacaaaactctaCTTGCTTTCCAGGGAAAACAGGACCTGAAATCAGAAGCGGCCGTTAGAGGAAATATGAGTCACATTGTTATAACCGGCTTCAGTTTTATCTGCACTTCCCCAGCCTGAGCAGTCACACTTTGAAGTGGAGAACTCCCTTTTTGGTGGTTAGATTATCACTGAGGAGAAAActttgtgcatttgttttgttgccTTGTACTTTCTACAGGTGTATCACACTAGCTTTAAAGGTAAACACTTCCCAAGACAGGCTGAATGGGATTCTGTCTTTGCTGCCTTAAAACTTGAGCTGTTTTCCTCACTTCCCCTGCTTCCCTCAAAGACTGACGTTTTGGCAGTCACAGCTAGAAAATCCACTGTCTGAGAGCATGGACGTAACATAAAACTAATGCTTGTCTCAGTAAAACAGCTGCCTGTCTCAGCCAGGGATGATGCCACTCATTTCTGCGGTAGCACTGCTGGCAGTTGGGACCGCAGAGCCTTTCCAGCAAAGCTCCCTGTGAGCATCTCCAGCTTGTGGTGGAGCTGGGCTTGACTGCCAGGATCCTGGCTGGAGGCTTCAGAGAGGTGTCTTGACCTTGGCAGCATTTAttgcagcccctgctcccttTCATCAGCAAAACACAGGATAACGTGTGTGTTGACATATAGAACTCCCAACTACCATAAGGATAGCTCACACTAGTTATTAGATGAGGTCATTGGAGGTAAGGATTTTGCAGCCCCTGAGCAAACTCCTGCTTGGGCTAAGCCCAGCACTGACCCGCAGAGGCTGCCTGCGAGCCAAGACACAACGCTGGCACACACCTACAAGGATCTGGCAGAGGCCAGGCCATCCTGTGGAGCCTTTAGGAAAAAGCccacggggtgggggggtgggggggtgggaacaGAGGCCGCCCCCACCAAGCAAACTGGTTCAGAGGACTGCTAAAGCACAAACCCCACGCTGCACAGCGGCTTCTGTAAATACATCAACCTCAGTCCCCAGAACAGCTCAGGCTTGATCCCTACAGCCtcctctgagctgctgctctgctagGCAAAAGTCCCCAGGGACCTTTAAACTGTCACCTACTCACTCGTTTATGAACACAGTCTTTCAGTTTAAGCAGCTTTTTCCTTACTGCACCTTCACCCCCGCCCCAAGACATGCACCAacagctcccagcccctgctctgcaaggcagaagcagctcagCAAAGGTCCCCTGATCCCCCTGGGAGGCTGGCCACACCTCACCCTTCCCACCTGCTCACATGCCAGACTTGTGCTCTAAATAAGTCAGCTCTTGCTCCCAAAAACATTTAAGATGCAGCTGCAGCCAAATCCCTAGCATAATATTCAAAATCTTTatcttctaaaaaaaccccaaaaaacccaaaacccaaaacaccaaaaacacCCTCCCTTCAAGAGCTTGCCCCAGAAGAGGCAGAACAGGGAATACCTCCAGGTCCTTCACCCTGAGAAGGTTTCAGTATGAGGCAGTTCAGGGTTCAGAGATTTCTATTTCCCATCATGATTCTGCAGTCAGGAGTGACAAGGGCTGACGTTGCAGTAATCCCCCTCTCGTGTCTGTGTATCTAAATGAACTATGAAATTGGAGAGCAGGGAGTCCAAGCATCCTCACCTGTGCCTGGCTCCTGAGGCAGCCCTGCATCCAtctcagcagcaggaacagctgcCCTGCATGATGCTGAACCTCTTGCCAGCTACTGCTCACTCTGCCAGCCCAAGTGTCATGACAAACCCAGtggatgggaaaagaaaaaatgaaatcaaggCAAAATgcaccctcctcttcctcttccctgacCATCACTATTAGAGCAACAAACTCAAACCCCAACAGCTGGTACGTCTGTAAGGAACACGTAAGGAGAGGTGGAGCGGTGCCCTTGCAATCTCATGTGGCCTTTCTGGAGAGGACAAAGATGTACCATGTGAGACGTGCTGCGATGCGCTTGTGGTCAGGACTGGTGCGAATTAATATGGATCTGGTTTTGAAAGATCTTCAAGAGACATCATGGAATTTGATTTCTGAACTGCTTGCTGCAAGGCAAAGATGATGCACATCACTTAGTGGCATACAGTGGACTGTCCTCCGATACTGCCATCTGCACTGACACCCAAGAAAATCCTTTGAGAAGATCCCAGAGCTGCTACCGAGGAAGCTGGCAGCAATTAGCCTGGCCTGCATGATCACAGCCCCTCAAATCTCCTTCCTCAGCCCCTGCGTAAGCACTGCCACACgttcagaaggaaaatacagactGCTTCAACCTCAGAGTGTGAGCACAGCCTCGGCGCtggctgccaggagcagggggTTGGGAAGATTTCACTGCcccaagcagctgcagttttcagaaCATTAACACAAAGCAGACAGGGGGTACATTTGGGTGATCTGAGCAACCCCAGGAGCTTAAAACCTTTGCCAGGCAACTATTCTTCATAAATTGCACTCTGAGCAACAGCAGAGTCCAACAGACATTAACGCCCTAAAACTAGAAATACAGGGGAAAATTttgttaatttcattttcttccttctttctttgctgGTAGGAGATTGCACACTTTTGTAATCTCCCCACATCCCCTTGGATGCGGGTCAGTGCAAAGGTGTCgttcctgcagcagccagccaaaACCTCTCTGGACGACGTCTCATCTCTGCTTCAAAGAGGaaaggagctgggcagagcccACCCAGCTGCCATCAAAAAGCCATCCTGACAGATACACAGAGCAGGCTGGAGCCTCTGACCTGGGCAGGAGCACCTGGATTCGGGGAGCTGTTACCAGGAGCGAGGCCCTTGCAGCTTTCTGTGTGATGCCTTGGGGAACTGGATGCCTGTAAGAGTcggtctaaagagaacaatattgtctcaacattgccaacaCAGACCTGGAGgtggaatgtggtcctcatggacaccaagacacaaagaccctgggaaggagaactgcacaGTACGAGGAGTACTGTGCCGCTCCCTGCCGCCTGGGACTGAAGGGAACGACTACAATAAGGCCacataacagctgtccagaagatggatcacagCTGTGGTCATAACAATGaaccagaaaacaatacaaaaacaCGCCTCCTGTCTGAAGCTACCCGCCTCTAAGGAAAACCGCGCCTCAGGCACTCTTCTTTGGACATGCATGATAACCTGGCTCGAGAAGGCGAAGGCTGGCAACAATCCATGGACCAGAGGGGGAGCAGGGCCTGTTGCTTGGCACAAAAAGATGCCTTCTAAcaactgaactttggagatcttccccaccaaggatcacgaTGATCAGAAGGACCGGCGggacgctgcctggacctgggaccatagggacgccttggacccgtggtggtagctctaatcctctttcctttcctttttactttaccttttattcACTTTGTCTTTCTACCTATCGCACGCCGCTTTACGGggaaacaataaaattgtgctgtttaattgaagcataaccccttggcgtggtTACCTTGACTTTTGCGCTTCGAGATGATAGTTAACAAACCATCATGAGTCCACTGCGTGGACCGTGACAGCTCCCCAGAGTCCCTTACCACTACTCCCAGGGCTCTGTAATCCTTGACACTCCTCACACCGCTCCTGGCTGTATCACTAGTGCCCACTTGAATACATGCTTATATATTGTCTTGAATTGGAGTCTTCTCATTTGtaagatttcaaaatattacTAAGTAAATGCCATTCAGTCGAAGGGGAAACTGAAACAGAGATCACAACTTGtcttttttcaaagcaatataAGGCCAGTCCACAGCAACCAGTAACATCTGTACCTCATTTGACAAGGCCTTGCTGAAACATGAATTTGTGCATATCCTTTAACATCGTTGCCGAGTGTTTTATTCCTCCCTGGGCAGTAACTGTACTTGAGATGTGGCCTCTTTGCTGGGGACTTAGGCCATGGTGGTCTAATTATGGTTTATCTTAGAAGTACTTCTCCTCCCCCCGGTCCCTGGgctttcttttgcctttagTTTTAAAGCCTGTCTTAACTGTTAGCCTTTAAACctgaaaaaagaacagtttttttcagctgatgttgtttttcttcctccaaaccTAGTTTTAACTACTCCCCAGACAAGCCTGGCTGCCGTCAGGTGTGCTTCTAAGAAAACTGGAGGCAGCTACAAAAATGTAGGTGGCCGCAGCCCTGGCAAGCGCTATGGATTTAAAAAAGTAGATGGTAGGTCTGAGCGTCTGCTGAGTCTTACTTGCATTTCATTGGGTTCTTCGCAGCTTCTCCCCTGGTGCTGGTGTCAGTTGTTATTTCAGGAGGAGGTGGCCAGGGCAACTtccaagagaaaggaaagggaagctTCAGTGAAACCTGGTGATGAAGGGTAGCCACCGGCAGGAGGGCAGGGTGAGCAGCCTCCCTCCCAGATGGGCCTGCGAGCGGCCAGCTGAACTTGCCTGCAGAAAACCTCCTTTGGTTCTGACTTTGCCTCTCTGGAGCGCCTGGGAGGAGGGCACACTGTGGGACACCTACTTTCCCCCCACGCTGCGGTGAAAAGCTGGGCATTTTAGGTGTTTACAAAGGGGAGAATTATGAGGCTGAGCAGAAGCCAAAGTACAGATTCTTGCAGCCAAGTGCTTAATAATTATTAGCTTTGCTGATGAAAACATATCAATGGGAAAGGTAATAAAACAAATGCCTTCAGCAACCAGAAAATGCCTTGTCCCCTAGAAGTAATCTTTTCAAAGCCTAGGATTGCTTTTTGCCATGGTCTATCAATTGCCTTTCATTTCCCCCTAAGAGCATTTTTGTTTATATGCTTTTAGCATTTGAAGTAATTATTTCTTAGAAAATTCCCACAGAAAGCTGGGCTTTGGAACCGTTTGTGTTCTGCCAGGGCTTCAGGGAGCTCCATTGCTCTGCAGTCTGACTCTGTCACTCTGTTGCAGGTGAATTTGTGCATGCAGGCAACATTCTGGCTACGCAGCGGTTGATGCGCTGGCATCCAGGGGCTCATGTAAGTGGTTTTGTATCTCTTCATTCGTTCTCAGAAACAGCAGCCCACAACAGAGTGCTGTCCTCAGTGCCTCCTCTCTTTCAAGCTTGTTCTTAATGCTCTTCCTTATATTCTATGTCAACCTGAAGCTGGGTTTCATTGCCTGGTATTTCTTAGTCACAGAGCCCGCTCACACCTGTGCCCATGTGACTCAGGAAAGGTCTGAAAGTTCTGGAAATCCCAGAACGCTTCTGTAACCTAACTGTGTGCTTGTGCTTCAGGGTGGAATCGGTATCTCCTCCCTTGTAATGAGCACTTTTGCATATGGATTGCTGGAAGCAAATAGcgtggttttattttaaaatacaaagcaacaGATGCTGTCGAAGGCAGGATATCCAACAAGGCAGACCGATGATCAGATCTGCTTTAGTGGTGGACCTCCAGCCTTCCCTTTCTAACAGTCCTCATCCTCTTCCAGGTGGGGATGGGCCGTAACAAGACTCTGTATGCCCTGGAGGATGGGATTGTGAGATACACCAAAGAGGTCTACGTACCTCTGCCCCGCAGCAGTGAGAGCAGGGAAGCGATCTGTTGTCTACCCAAAGGAGCGGTTCTTTATAAAACCTGTATCAATGTTATCCCTGTCACAGAAGTAGGAAGCTTTAAACTCGTCACCATGCTCTGAGCCTCCTGCCTCACGtagggagggatgggaaggagcgACTGGgacagaccaccacagctggACTGGCATGAGAGGACAATAATATTCTAGCTCCGAAGATACCAGTGTAggacttctttttcttgctcctAAAGCATGTGTGGTCAGTGTTCAGGCACTGGGATCACTCTGGCTGAGCAGACCTTCACCTTGGCTTTGTCCCCTTTGTCAAAGCAAGCAGCTGGTCTGTCTCCTTTGGTCCCAGCACATTTGCCAGAGAAGAGCGAACAGGCACCCCTGGTTGCTCCGCTCAGAGCTAGAGAGCTGGCGTTGGCTCCATGCTtgtcctgtgctgcaggagggacggCACCGCTGCCTGGGGTCTGACTTGCCTGTGTCTCGGCTGAGTGTGCATCTGGGTGAAGGTCTGACATTTGGCCGTTCCCTGCAGACCAGAACGATGCCACAGGCACTTCTGTCCCTGACACCATGGGTGGAAGCAGCGTGCGGAGGCCGAGGCCTCACACGGCTGTGTTTCACTGAGTTTGGTAGCTGAGAGGGGCCTGGAATGGGTCTGACATGCCACGTCTGTCCAGGGTCTCTGAGCTCATTACTGTTCCTGAGAAAGCTGAAGGCTGTCTCAAAGCATGCTCATAGGGAGGCGGCGTCTATTGAGGAGACAGGAAGAACATCACAGTGGATCAGCAATAAGCAGGAGATTATCCCAGCTCTTCTTACAGAGCGGATGACAAGGCTCACAACTGCCACCAGCCTGAACCGAAATTCCTGCAGCcctcagagcagcaggctgctggctaGATGAGGTGAGTGCTTACACTGCTTTTGCAACACAGCAGGGCAAAAAGCCGCTGGAGAGGCACATtccccccactgccccctcACCCTCTCTGTGCTGGGTTCCTGCTCTTCCCTGTTCCCCTTCAAGGACTTGCTGCTAGTCACAAGGCCAGAAAAGCCCTGATTTCTGTTACGAGAGGActgctgcttgcctgcctttGACCAAGGATCGATTACTGGGGTGTATACAAGCACCTACAAACCTGGCTTTCTACCCAGGTTTTGACAGAGTctcactgcacagcagcaggtgAGCCTCTGGGCTGTTGCTagcccagctctgccaaaaTAAACTAACTTTCTCCCCGGTAATGAGCGACAGGAGTGGCACAGGGATATTGTGGAAGAGCCCCTGCTGTAGTTCATCCATTGCTCATCTTTGGGGCCTTACTCTCCTGTGCCCTCAGTGCTCTGGTTTCAGGGCAGGTATCATTAGTTACAGCTCCAAACACCGAGCAGCAAGTGCTGACTATGCCAGACGTTATGGTACAACTTCAAGAGCTCCAGATCCAGGTAAATCAGTGAACCTTTAGTGCTGTGCTCAGGGTTTCAAATGTCTCTGTTTCGCTTTAGTCAGTAAGGGCTCTTTGTTCGACAGGAGGCTCTTGGGACGCTGCCGCAGGACTGGCTTGGCAGATGCACTCGCTTGTCTCTGTTCTATTGCAGGAGTGCAAATCTGAAATGTCATAACAGGCAAAGCCTCCTGCTTATAACTAAGCCATAAACACTTACTGAGGAGCATCCTGGAGGTGTCATGCAGGGAGAAGGGACCAAAAAACTGTGGAAGCCATACAGATCTAAGAAGAACATTCCCAGCTTGGGCTTGCACCGCGCGGATGATCCAAAGGGCCTgccctttcagcagcagctctgccctgcctcgCGGCCTTAGACTTCTAATAAGTGCTGCTGGTGTGCCCTTTTCCCCTTAATTTGTGTTCCTGGTGAACTGCTGAGCTACAAGAAAGTTCAGCTGTTCCTAAGGAGAACGTACCTCcactcatttctttttaagtgtaCTGACCTATATGTGCAAAACCAGGTCTTGTGTTCCACAAAGGTGCTTTACACCTTCTTCTGTGCTGACCGTGAAACTAAATTTGAAACTTTTCATCCTAAACAGATGCTGCACATCTACTTACTGTACAGTTAAGTGATGAAAATTCATGACAAAagacagctgcagcacaggctgaagTATCTCACCCGAACAGCTTGTTTCTGAATGTAGACTATTAAAAAGATACTTGATTTATTCCTCACGTTCTCTGTCCTGTAAACGCTTTCATTACAGATCCCGCCTCCAGTTCTCATCCTGCTCAGCCACCCCTGCACAAGCACTCCTGGTCGCGGTCAGCGCTGAGAGTCCTGCTTTTTGTGCTGTTCTGCATCCTCTGTACTTTGGCCGCCTGCAAGCTGACAGAGCTGCAACGTCAACCCCTGTGCATCAGCACGAACACTCGCTACGAGGATGTGGTAGCCGCTCTTCAAAACCATAAAACCCTGCAAAATATGCTACAACAGAACTCACAGCAGTGATTGTCCTGGACAGGCACTTACTTCGTCAGCATCTCCTTCCACCATCTGCACAGCCAGAATTCCTATGGAATTGCGTTCTGATGAAACTGCTTTTAATCAGTCAGCATTGGTTTGTTGCTCCACTCCACCCAGAGCAGAGGTATTGTTCAGATCATCTTTGCCATGCATGTTTCGCAGTTGGCCTGTAACTCCCATGATTTGCCCACGTTAACCGAAACTTGTTAACACTTCTTACCTCCATGGGATGTTTACCTAGATGGTGAGACACAGAAAGCTACCGATCTGTATGAGTGGAAAAAACCAGGCCTTGCGTTATCTGGGTGCCTATAGCTCTATCCTGGAGGTAGGAGGGTTTTAATACATATCCATTCCTTGCTCTCATTTCTCTTCGTGCTAAAATTGGTGATACAGCTGTACGGGAGTAATATATTAAGGCCTACTCCAGGACCAATTACAAGTGCGCAGGGTGGCTGCGCATCCGTATGTTGGAGTGCAGAAGCTGATGCACTGTTGAAAGGAGCTGAATTTTCAATACAAcagttttcacagcagtttGTCTGAACTGGATGTTTATGTTGCTAACGCAGTTTTTTCACTCGGGTATTTCAGAAACtgtcaaaaattatttcagagtaCGTGAAGTGGAGTtagaaatcattattttaacCAGCTAGTGCTGacaaagcagctgcagccgtggcaggcagcactgggtggcactgtggcagcagcacaggagcagacaggccagggctttgctgggggaAGCTGTTGGGAAGGCTggggggtttggtggtttgCACCTAAAGAAAACTCACCTGCACAAATGAATTTATAGTTCAGAGAAATCCCGAGGTCTGTCATATCCGTAAGAGCTTTGTGAGCACTAAAATGCAGCGTACGCATAATGTGAAGCGGAGGTTTCAGAGAATATCCATGCGACAGACTCCACTGAGACATCCTTCATTAGTTACCAGAATTGCTCCCTCCCATCTGATACCTGCGATTGTTGCTGCTAAGAGCAGTGCCACAAGGAAACAGCCTGTAGCATTTCATCCCAAGGTCATCAAGGCAGTAAGCTGTCACCTTTTTGTAACCTAATGGTAAAACTGTGATTCCCCAAGTATCACAGAAAAAAGCGACAGCATGAATcagaggagggaagggctgcCTGCCTCTGGCTTAGCAGCTTGTGTTGTTTTGTGAGCTTCCTTGAAACAGCTTTAGGCTTTGCTTTTGGTATTTAACTCGTCACATTCTTTAAAAGTTCCTTGCTTAACTCTCCAGAAATGCTCAGAAAAATGGCAAACAACATTCAAAGCAATATTTCCTCTCTGCAGACATTCCTGCCAGCATCTGTTGCTTTGCCGTCTTAAGCTTGCAAATGCCAGGCTAATAAGATTTACCAGTTCAGGTCAGAAGCGTGCTACTGGCCAGGCAAGGGCTCCCGCCaaatacctgcttttttcttcagagtcaTCGTGGTTCCAAGGGGTAACTTCCACACACTGGAAGCTTAATTCACTCTGGGCACTCATCTCTgtaagtgctgctgctgcagacctcAACTGCCCTTGTGTGCCTGTCCACAAGTGCTAATGGCTTTGTGGACAGGCAAGCATGTTCCCCAGTCTAagtaaaagaaagctttttctgccAACTGTTTAGACCTCATAATTCCAGCACATACAACCAGATTTCAAGACCCTCAATAGATTAAGCCATCTGGAGACTGAATCAAGGCAGTCTAAACTTATACCTGAAAATTGGTCTTACTCATTCCCATCTGCCACAGTGGAAAACTGAGAGTCTTATTTTGTGAGGTAAAGTTCTTCCACCTCACTCGAGCAGGTGCTGGGGGGCGCAGCACCATGTTGCTTGAGCATTAGGATTTCTCACACTGGAGGGAGAAGGTAACTACTTGCAGTTTAGGCTAGCAGTAGAAAGTATTCAACACATGGCATACCTGTCTATATTCCAGACAACATGTTACAAAGCAAAGTTTATTATTCAAAATTGTTTATTAAATAGAAGGAATTATCAATGCTATAAACAGTGTCCAATTCACGTTCTGATGATGTTCACCACCTTTCTTCTGCAAACTCCAGCCGTTCAACAATTTCATCCAACCTTCTTCTGCTACAATAAAGTCTTGAACTTGGACCTTGAACTTAACGTGGACCTTGAACTTTAAACTTGAACTTGGCACAATAACTTAATTATCTAAGCGTTTCTTCCCAGAACAAAACTGAATACCTAAACCAGTCAAACTGTAACAGCCTCATTCCCTGGGGCTATGGATTGTAATTCAAATAGAGAGAAGGGTTGTAGGAAGTGGTCTGCTGATAGATCTGTCGGGAGAGGTATGGTCTAACTGCCTGGAAGGTCCCGCCAGCACCACTGCACGAAGGGATGTTCACCAGCAGGTTTTCCCGCTCCGTCTCCGAGGTTAATCTGCTGTAGGCCTAAAATCAACAAAAAGGAACAACAGTGTCATCCATTTGGATACATTGctcaaaaaaaagtaatcaaagcTAGGCACCTGTGACTGCTCTACCCTTTCACAACATAATTTTTCACCTGGTCCCTCCCTCACCAGGTCTCTTTTGTGAGCTGACAGGCTGATGTGGAACTAGTAGTGCTCCCTCAGGAGCCTGCTCTGTACAGCCAAAAGCAACGGGTGCCAAGGCATCCGTTCCTTTGCTGCCTTACTAAACATCTCCCACAGAATCATCATGTCAAATACCAGTTACATTATTTCTTCCACGCCTTACATTTGTTGGCTGTCCGCGCACAGTACTCTGTATTCCTGAGGCAATCTCACCTGGTACAGAAGCtgtggagaagggaaggcagctgcAATAGCCTCAGCCATTGCAAAGTTGACCTGCCTAATTTGTTCTAACTGCCTCTTCCAAACTTGCAAGAGACCATTTACAACGTGATCCACCTTCGGCCCTCCACAGCACCCCGGACCCGAGTAGAAAGGGAAGTCCGTCTCCTCTTTTGCTCGCCTAGGGAGAACAAAGAATGGGAAAGCAAGTAAGACAATGAGGCTATGAAGAAAACCCTATCCCTGCATCTGTCATTGCATTGGCGTCAAATGCTGAAAGTCTGACCCTATTTTCTTTACATGCATTACCAGTTTCCTTGCTTGAGACCCAGATTTCCTCCTGAAAAGGGAAACAATCCTGTACTTGGGAGCCATCCTGACACAAGCCAACATGCACACAAAGTGGTACGTTGACATGAGAGAATTCCCTTTCTGTCAACCAGTTAAAAATTGTGGTCCTGAAGTACAGCCATGTAGCTGCTGTTCCCTCCAGTAACTGTGAAAGTGCAGCCTCTACGAAGACATGGCCAAACCTCATCTGCCTGCTCACCTGAATGGTGCTTCAGCTACAGCTTTTGTGAACATGGTGACAAATTCTCCGAGCTCCTCCCAGCTCTCAAACATCTGGATTTGGACTTGTTTGGACACCTGCAGATCCACTAAAGCCTGTAAACCACGAAAGGAACAATTAATCTTGTCACACCAAACAGCACTCTTgtcttgaaacaaaaaagggTCACAGCTTCTTGTTACAGGATAAGACCAGCCACTCTCTCCCCATTTTGGGAACAGTTAATTTAAGGGACTGAAGTATTTAGGGGGTGGTGTGCCTCCTGCTGGTTAATACTGGTTTAGTGACATtccagctgccacagctcttCAGTGGCAAGCTCTCATTTCGTGTAGCCCATTTCTTGGAACAGTGTTCAAAGAAGAGATGATGGCTGCATGC contains:
- the LOC129736933 gene encoding 39S ribosomal protein L27, mitochondrial-like, with translation MIRRTGGTLPGPGTIGTPWTRGVLTTPQTSLAAVRCASKKTGGSYKNVGGRSPGKRYGFKKVDGEFVHAGNILATQRLMRWHPGAHVGMGRNKTLYALEDGIVRYTKEVYVPLPRSSESREAICCLPKGAVLYKTCINVIPVTEVGSFKLVTML